A genomic stretch from Candidatus Vicinibacter proximus includes:
- a CDS encoding DUF4738 domain-containing protein: MEFCASIQVSCWLTVLFSETRPNAKPGTVMGNFRQSTQMRNSIIISTLTLLLIACNTNTDKKSTDVETADSSTVSLTNINSERFLPETKATEKFDTLIADKQLQVTIIRIDLDSYVVNEYEDNGKKQIDKYRDAEIALTIKQKSQILLDTVFRKEQFSKYSDKGFMDIAIFHNYWFNKLDKDKIELFGVISKPDTDWTIDFHHYFDLTNRKLTFKQEINDEE, encoded by the coding sequence TTGGAGTTTTGTGCTTCTATTCAAGTTTCGTGCTGGTTGACAGTTTTGTTCTCCGAAACCCGCCCGAACGCAAAGCCCGGAACCGTTATGGGCAACTTTAGACAGTCGACACAAATGAGAAACAGCATAATAATTTCAACATTGACACTTTTACTTATTGCTTGTAATACAAATACAGACAAGAAATCGACAGACGTTGAAACTGCCGACAGTTCAACAGTTTCTTTAACAAATATCAATTCAGAAAGATTTCTTCCAGAGACTAAAGCAACTGAAAAATTCGACACATTAATAGCCGACAAACAATTGCAAGTTACAATCATACGGATAGACCTTGACAGCTATGTAGTAAATGAATATGAAGACAACGGTAAAAAGCAAATCGACAAGTATAGAGATGCAGAAATAGCATTGACAATTAAACAAAAGTCGCAAATACTTTTGGACACCGTTTTCAGAAAAGAGCAGTTTTCAAAGTATAGTGACAAGGGTTTTATGGATATTGCAATTTTCCACAATTATTGGTTTAACAAGTTAGACAAAGACAAAATAGAACTTTTTGGAGTAATTAGTAAACCTGATACTGACTGGACAATTGACTTTCACCATTACTTTGACTTGACAAATAGAAAGCTGACCTTTAAGCAAGAAATAAATGACGAAGAATAG